From one Lolium rigidum isolate FL_2022 chromosome 4, APGP_CSIRO_Lrig_0.1, whole genome shotgun sequence genomic stretch:
- the LOC124647055 gene encoding geraniol 8-hydroxylase-like, translated as MTLRLGTVVIIVVSSATTARARGPPHAQRHARRTQPAGRVARRQLRVRPPASRATSGARCAGSARSGSSRPGARLDGDALRPLLRDAVLGMLRQVSELAASGGTVEVGRVAFAATADLQWRAMFSSGLDEATSGEMHVFAREAVAFSLKPNVSDFFPALAAADLQSVRRVFTRHLARVYQLIDQQIDQRSHNRGGGARKDDLLDVMLDMEEQGKDDVDDSLVNVNRDFIRSFLTDIFLASIDTISSTVEWAMAELLQDQRIMTTLQQELKMVLGSKTHVEYSDINQLPYLQAVVKETLRVHVVVPLVPNKAEATVEIQGYTIPKGSTVLVNLWAIHHDPEVWMEPDKFLPERFMQHEDINFQGADFTFIPFSAGRRICLGLPLATRMLHAMLGSLLHRFEWTLPLDVKENGVDMSEKLGLTMTMATPLQVIAKPR; from the exons ATGACGCTCCGGCTAGGCACGgtggtcatcatcgtcgtctcctccgCCACCACGGCCCGCGCGCGAGGTCCTCCACACGCACAACGCCACGCTCGCCGGACGCAACCCGCCGGACGCGTGGCACGCCGCCAACTCCGTGTTCGTCCTCCTGCCTCGCGCGCCACAAGTGGCGCGCGCTGCGCAGGATCGGCACGGAGCGGCTCCTCTCGCCCAGGTGCGCGGCTCGACGGGGACGCGCTCCGTCCGCTGCTGCGGGACGCCGTCCTCGGAATGCTCCGTCAAGTGTCGGAGCTCGCGGCGTCCGGCGGAACCGTGGAGGTCGGCCGCGTGGCGTTCGCGGCCACGGCGGACCTGCAGTGGCGCGCCATGTTCTCGTCCGGGCTCGACGAGGCGACGTCCGGCGAGATGCACGTGTTCGCGCGGGAGGCCGTGGCGTTCTCCCTCAAGCCCAACGTCTCCGACTTCTTCCCGGCGCTCGCGGCCGCCGACCTCCAGAGCGTGCGGCGCGTCTTCACGAGGCACCTGGCGAGGGTTTACCAGCTCATCGACCAACAGATTGATCAGCGCAGCCATAACCGTGGCGGCGGTGCGCGTAAGGACGACTTGCTGGACGTGATGCTAGACATGGAGGAGCAAGGGAAGGACGACGTCGACGACAGCTTGGTGAACGTCAACCGGGAttttatcaggtcatttctcacG GACATATTTCTTGCATCCATCGACACAATCTCGAGTACAGTTGAGTGGGCAATGGCTGAATTACTACAAGATCAACGAATTATGACAACACTACAACAAGAACTCAAAATGGTCCTTGGCTCAAAGACACATGTTGAATACTCCGACATCAACCAGCTTCCCTACCTCCAAGCAGTTGTGAAAGAAACACTTCGTGTGCACGTGGTTGTGCCACTGGTACCAAACAAGGCCGAGGCCACGGTGGAGATACAAGGCTACACCATCCCCAAAGGGAGCACTGTTTTGGTGAACTTGTGGGCGATCCATCATGACCCTGAGGTATGGATGGAGCCGGACAAGTTCCTCCCGGAGAGGTTCATGCAGCACGAGGACATCAATTTCCAAGGGGCAGACTTCACGTTCATCCCGTTCAGCGCCGGGAGGCGCATCTGCCTTGGCTTGCCGCTCGCGACCAGGATGCTTCACGCCATGCTCGGCTCGCTGTTGCATCGTTTTGAATGGACACTGCCACTCGATGTCAAGGAAAATGGTGTGGATATGTCGGAGAAGCTTGggttgacgatgacgatggctacTCCCCTCCAAGTTATAGCCAAGCCAAGATAA